The following are from one region of the Streptomyces fradiae genome:
- a CDS encoding transglycosylase domain-containing protein, translating into MPTSAAGETLPSEPEAWEPRDPTLPPRPDQARARRPRRPRRLRRFLRRLFGLAALGVLLLLGGLVAGYLLVDVPAANATAVAQSNLFLYRDGTQLARDGEVDRENVSLARVPLGVQRAVLAAEDRDFHTSQAVDPRAMVRATWNTLTGKGRQSGSTITQQYVKNYYLGQEQTLTRKAKEFFIALKLGREKSKDEILEGYLNTSYFGRNAYGVQAAARAYYGKDAHALSTAEGAYLASLLNSPNAYDVTEHPENRDRVLARWRYVLDGMVTEGWLSRAARAAAVFPDPQPARASAGLSGQRGYLVQAVRQYLTEHGIVDEKTLAAGGFRITTTLERAKQDAFVKAVEESVTAKLDPRHNPTDRFVRVGGAAVEPGSGRIVAIYGGIDYTRQFVNNATRRDYQVGSTFKPFVLASALQNGAQTQEGERITPNTVYDGDNRRPVQGWNGAYYDPANEDDESFGPISVRTATDRSVNAVYAQMAVDVGPARVRDTAVTLGLPARTPDLTATPSIALGPATASVLDLAQAYATLANHGRHAPYTLVEKVSRDGEELDLPGSGSEPEGRQVLSREVADTTTSVLRSVVREGTGTAALAAGRPAAGKTGTAEDDKAAWFAGFTPELATVVAMMGQDPETGRQLPLYGALGRPRINGGGEPAEIWARFTRDALAGVPAKEFDLRLMEGAEELPLESPPADFSGDPYGAGQGYEGPQRHRGKAPVTPHVPRPAVRERGAEPVRPEPVRPAQPPRQAPQPLQAPPAPQPEPEPVPVTPTEAPVAPAPVDTGAPGTPMTAVAPASDVSGPTSP; encoded by the coding sequence ATGCCCACCAGTGCGGCGGGCGAGACCCTGCCGTCGGAACCGGAGGCCTGGGAGCCCCGCGACCCGACCCTCCCACCGCGCCCCGACCAGGCCCGCGCACGCCGTCCCCGCCGTCCCCGCCGCCTCCGCCGCTTCCTCCGGCGCCTGTTCGGCCTCGCCGCGCTCGGCGTGCTGCTCCTGCTCGGCGGGCTCGTCGCCGGCTACCTCCTCGTGGACGTACCGGCCGCCAACGCCACCGCCGTCGCCCAGTCCAACCTCTTCCTCTACCGCGACGGAACCCAGCTCGCCCGGGACGGCGAGGTCGACCGCGAGAACGTGAGCCTGGCCCGCGTCCCGCTCGGCGTACAGCGCGCCGTGCTCGCCGCCGAGGACCGCGACTTCCACACCTCGCAGGCCGTCGACCCGCGCGCGATGGTCCGCGCCACCTGGAACACCCTCACCGGCAAGGGCCGCCAGTCCGGCTCCACCATCACCCAGCAGTACGTCAAGAACTACTACCTGGGCCAGGAACAGACCCTCACCCGCAAGGCGAAGGAGTTCTTCATCGCGCTCAAGCTGGGCCGCGAGAAGAGCAAGGACGAGATCCTCGAGGGCTATCTGAACACCAGTTACTTCGGGCGCAACGCGTACGGCGTGCAGGCCGCCGCCCGCGCCTACTACGGCAAGGACGCCCACGCCCTGTCCACCGCCGAGGGCGCGTACCTCGCTTCCCTGCTCAACTCCCCCAACGCGTACGACGTGACCGAGCACCCCGAGAACCGCGACCGGGTGCTCGCCCGCTGGCGCTACGTCCTGGACGGCATGGTCACCGAGGGCTGGCTCTCCCGGGCCGCCCGCGCCGCCGCCGTCTTCCCCGACCCGCAGCCGGCCCGCGCCTCCGCCGGTCTGTCCGGACAGCGCGGCTATCTGGTGCAGGCCGTCCGGCAGTACCTCACCGAGCACGGCATCGTCGACGAGAAGACGCTGGCCGCCGGCGGCTTCCGGATCACCACGACCCTGGAGCGCGCCAAGCAGGACGCCTTCGTGAAGGCCGTCGAGGAGAGCGTGACGGCGAAGCTGGACCCGCGGCACAACCCCACCGACCGGTTCGTACGGGTCGGGGGCGCGGCCGTCGAACCGGGCTCCGGCCGGATCGTGGCGATCTATGGCGGCATCGACTACACCCGGCAGTTCGTCAACAACGCCACCCGCCGCGACTACCAGGTCGGCTCGACCTTCAAGCCCTTCGTGCTCGCCTCCGCCCTGCAGAACGGGGCACAGACCCAGGAGGGCGAGCGGATCACCCCCAACACCGTGTACGACGGGGACAACCGGCGCCCGGTGCAGGGCTGGAACGGGGCGTACTACGACCCGGCGAACGAGGACGACGAGAGCTTCGGCCCGATCAGCGTCCGGACGGCCACCGACCGCTCCGTCAACGCGGTGTACGCGCAGATGGCGGTGGACGTCGGCCCGGCCCGGGTGCGCGACACCGCCGTGACGCTCGGCCTGCCGGCCCGCACCCCCGACCTCACCGCCACGCCGTCCATCGCGCTCGGCCCGGCCACCGCGAGCGTCCTGGACCTCGCGCAGGCGTACGCGACGCTCGCGAACCACGGCCGGCACGCCCCGTACACGCTGGTCGAGAAGGTCTCCCGGGACGGCGAGGAGCTGGACCTTCCGGGGTCGGGGTCGGAGCCGGAGGGCCGTCAGGTGCTGTCCCGCGAGGTCGCCGACACCACGACCTCGGTGCTGCGCAGCGTGGTGCGCGAGGGCACGGGCACGGCGGCGCTGGCGGCCGGGCGGCCCGCGGCGGGCAAGACGGGCACGGCGGAGGACGACAAGGCGGCCTGGTTCGCCGGCTTCACGCCGGAGCTCGCGACCGTCGTCGCGATGATGGGCCAGGACCCGGAGACGGGCCGGCAGCTGCCGCTGTACGGGGCGCTCGGCCGGCCGCGGATCAACGGGGGCGGGGAGCCCGCGGAGATCTGGGCCCGGTTCACGCGGGACGCGCTCGCCGGGGTGCCGGCGAAGGAGTTCGACCTGCGGCTGATGGAGGGCGCGGAGGAGCTGCCGCTGGAGTCGCCGCCGGCGGACTTCTCCGGTGATCCGTACGGGGCGGGGCAGGGGTACGAGGGGCCCCAGCGTCACCGCGGGAAGGCGCCGGTCACGCCGCACGTACCGCGCCCGGCGGTACGGGAGCGGGGCGCCGAGCCCGTACGGCCGGAGCCCGTGCGGCCCGCGCAGCCTCCCCGGCAGGCGCCGCAGCCCCTCCAGGCGCCGCCCGCGCCGCAGCCCGAGCCCGAGCCCGTACCCGTAACACCGACCGAGGCACCCGTGGCGCCGGCGCCCGTCGATACGGGTGCGCCTGGGACGCCCATGACAGCCGTGGCACCGGCCAGTGACGTCAGTGGCCCGACGTCGCCTTGA
- the bcp gene encoding thioredoxin-dependent thiol peroxidase yields the protein MSERLQPGDTAPAFTLPDADGTEVSLADHLGRKVIVYFYPAALTPGCTKQACDFTDNLDLLAGAGYDVIGVSPDKPEKLAKFREKENLKVTLVGDPDKKILEAYGAFGEKKLYGKTVTGVIRSTIVVDEEGKVERALYNVKATGHVAKILKDLKIEA from the coding sequence ATGAGCGAGCGACTGCAGCCCGGCGACACCGCCCCCGCCTTCACCCTCCCCGACGCGGACGGCACCGAGGTCTCCCTCGCGGACCACCTGGGCCGCAAGGTCATCGTCTACTTCTACCCGGCCGCGCTGACCCCCGGCTGCACCAAGCAGGCGTGCGACTTCACCGACAACCTCGACCTGCTGGCCGGCGCGGGCTACGACGTCATCGGCGTCTCCCCCGACAAGCCGGAGAAGCTGGCGAAGTTCCGCGAGAAGGAGAACCTCAAGGTCACCCTGGTCGGCGACCCGGACAAGAAGATCCTGGAGGCGTACGGCGCCTTCGGCGAGAAGAAGCTCTACGGCAAGACCGTGACGGGCGTGATCCGCTCGACGATCGTCGTGGACGAGGAGGGCAAGGTCGAGCGCGCCCTCTACAACGTGAAGGCCACCGGCCACGTCGCCAAGATCCTCAAGGACCTGAAGATCGAGGCCTGA
- a CDS encoding co-chaperone GroES encodes MSENTHDKLPIRMLHDRILVRTDTPEGERRSGGGILIPATAAVGRRLAWAEVVAVGQNVRTVEIGDRVLYDPEDRAEVEVRGVAYVLMRERDLHAVAADRFQSADSTGLYL; translated from the coding sequence GTGAGCGAGAACACCCACGACAAGCTGCCCATCCGGATGCTCCACGACCGGATCCTGGTCCGGACCGACACCCCCGAGGGGGAGCGGCGGTCGGGCGGCGGCATCCTGATCCCGGCGACCGCGGCGGTCGGGCGGCGCCTGGCCTGGGCGGAGGTCGTCGCGGTCGGGCAGAACGTCCGCACCGTGGAGATCGGCGACCGGGTCCTGTACGACCCCGAGGACCGGGCCGAGGTCGAGGTGCGGGGCGTGGCCTATGTGCTGATGCGCGAGCGCGATCTGCACGCGGTGGCGGCGGACCGTTTCCAGAGCGCGGACTCGACCGGCCTGTACTTGTAA
- the rdgB gene encoding RdgB/HAM1 family non-canonical purine NTP pyrophosphatase has translation MTRLILATRNAGKITELHAILADAGLDLELVGADAYPEIPDVKETGVTFAENALLKAHALAQATGLPAVADDSGLCVDVLNGAPGIFSARWAGTHGDDKANLNLLLAQLADIDDAHRGAHFACAAALALPDGTERVVEGRLPGTLRHEPTGTNGFGYDPILQPEGHDVTCAELTPAEKNAISHRGQAFRALVPVVRELLSPES, from the coding sequence ATGACCCGTCTGATCCTCGCCACCCGCAACGCGGGCAAGATCACCGAACTCCACGCGATCCTCGCCGACGCAGGCCTCGACCTCGAACTCGTCGGCGCGGACGCGTACCCCGAGATCCCCGACGTCAAGGAAACCGGCGTCACCTTCGCCGAGAACGCCCTGCTCAAGGCCCACGCCCTGGCCCAGGCCACCGGCCTGCCCGCCGTCGCCGACGACTCCGGCCTCTGCGTCGACGTCCTGAACGGCGCCCCCGGCATCTTCTCCGCCCGCTGGGCCGGCACCCACGGCGACGACAAGGCCAACCTCAACCTGCTCCTCGCCCAGCTCGCCGACATCGACGACGCCCACCGCGGCGCCCACTTCGCCTGCGCGGCGGCCCTCGCCCTCCCGGACGGCACGGAACGCGTCGTCGAAGGCCGCCTCCCCGGCACCCTCCGCCACGAGCCCACCGGCACCAACGGCTTCGGCTACGACCCGATCCTCCAGCCCGAGGGCCACGACGTGACCTGCGCCGAACTCACCCCGGCCGAGAAGAACGCGATCAGCCACCGCGGCCAGGCGTTCCGGGCGCTGGTGCCGGTGGTGCGGGAGCTGCTGTCGCCGGAGTCGTGA
- a CDS encoding DUF3618 domain-containing protein produces MSDARTPAQIEADIVRRREQLAVTLDEIGIRMHPKTIIGDAKAKVAAQVDHTAGRAFVAVNRVVSDVKARFTHDDGAPRLERVVPVAVVAVAVIGLLVSSSRRHKD; encoded by the coding sequence GTGTCGGACGCCAGGACCCCTGCGCAGATCGAGGCGGACATCGTCCGCCGGCGCGAGCAGCTCGCCGTCACTCTCGACGAGATCGGCATTCGGATGCACCCGAAGACGATCATCGGGGATGCGAAGGCGAAGGTCGCCGCCCAGGTCGACCACACCGCCGGCCGCGCGTTCGTGGCCGTCAACCGGGTCGTCTCGGACGTGAAGGCCCGCTTCACCCATGACGACGGCGCGCCGCGCCTGGAGCGCGTGGTGCCGGTGGCGGTCGTCGCCGTCGCCGTCATCGGGCTCCTGGTGAGCTCCTCCCGGCGGCACAAGGACTGA
- a CDS encoding multidrug efflux SMR transporter, with the protein MAWVLLVLAGLLEVGWSIGMKYTEGFTRLWPSVFTVAGIIASMVLLAQATKSLPIGTAYGVWVGIGAAGAAVLGMVVLGEPATAARIFFVCLLLVAVVGLKATSGH; encoded by the coding sequence ATGGCCTGGGTCCTTCTCGTCCTCGCCGGTCTGCTCGAAGTCGGCTGGTCCATCGGCATGAAGTACACCGAGGGCTTCACCCGCCTCTGGCCGAGCGTCTTCACGGTCGCCGGGATCATCGCCTCCATGGTGCTGCTCGCCCAGGCCACCAAGTCCCTCCCCATCGGTACGGCCTACGGCGTCTGGGTCGGCATCGGCGCGGCCGGTGCGGCGGTGCTCGGCATGGTGGTGCTCGGCGAGCCGGCGACCGCCGCCCGGATCTTCTTCGTCTGTCTGCTGCTGGTGGCGGTGGTCGGCCTCAAGGCGACGTCGGGCCACTGA